The following is a genomic window from Aricia agestis chromosome 12, ilAriAges1.1, whole genome shotgun sequence.
CGTCATGGCAAGCGCACaacaatgaagcgattctattggttctcaaaaacacattctttGCAACACATCcgtggtggaaacgcagcctaactgACAAAACCTCAGAAGTTGGTTATAAATTTGCTAAAACTTATAAAGTATTAGAATgatcatcaattattattaaaattagattcTCTCTactaaaagatggccccgtgttTACACCGGTACTTCTCGCCGGGTTACTTCCTAAACTGATGGTAGGCATTAACTACCTCTTTGACTGTCTTttagcaaaaataaattttgctgaaagttagtatgaagatactttttatctcggcaAAAATTACGGCGgctttttggcgcaacggagttggctatcatcatctagtaaaatatttattttaagggtttattaaaagtaatattttactagatACTAGTTAAATCTCTATGCATAAAGAAAAgtagagttattttttttataaaacttctTGATAAGTATGTCATAGGTTTGTGCCTAGAAAATATTACAGAATAGGTATATGAAAAAGCATTTTGATTATTACAGATGGACCCTAAATTCCTGAGGAACCAAAGGTTTTGCAAGAAAGGCAACTTGAAGCCCGCAAAGCAGGTTGCCCGTGCTGCCGAGAGGAAAGCTGTCAGAGAAGCCAAGAGCAAGAAATAGATGTCGTaaggttaaataaaatttaaaaatccaattattttttcattttgagGCTATACTTACTTTACATTAGATTGTCAATATTGTGCATGGTTACActcattaatatttatatttagtaaGGAGTTTATGGCAATACTTCAGAtagttatgaaaatattatgttaaaattgaATATACCTTTACATTATGTTAGCTGTAACAGTCACTGCTTAGGGGAATGACAATAAAATAGCATGCTAGTTAAACATAACTTAATTAAAGCAAAATTTTAGTAAGCTTTTACAAATGGAAAtgcacaatttatttttaatctttatttaaaagtaattatttcataaatctTAATAACAAATGGCAAAATTAAGAGTGTAAAGagcaaattacatattaattattattcttaatgaTTTtacaaactatattattatcaaatagtATCAAGttatgtcaaaaaagtgaagaaattaaaaagtggcaacatcatagtgtcatcccttttttcttatgctaagtactcacatacggttttgctcgatcgagcaataatgtcgagcaaaacccgcggctcgggctttcgttgacacattcagcattgctcaatagttttattctaaatcaatATATTTCATTCTATCAATCCAGCTCGATCCTGTTCTATTAATCCTTCCagtggctcgatgcgagccttcgagctgtcagttttgcggtccacacagtaattattactcgatttggagtaaaactatagagcaaaaccgtatgtgagtacctagcataatattgatttgaaagggatgacactacaatgttgccactttttaatttcttcacttttttgacagacataatattataatgtctaaAATATAGtagttaattaatttaaaataatattaatatttttttcctccgtaataataattaaaatataaggaAATAAAGATCTGGGTTCATGTTCTTTGTAGGTTAGCTTATGAAAGAGGTACACTGATTACTGATTATTATAAGATACTAAGATAGTGGTCAGTGAAGAGgtacaatagctatgtccacactgagcctttttttgttcatcaagggcatgttACTATagtatagctttgtccacactgtgcctttttctgtttgttaagggcatgcgttatagcgcaatcaacagcgaacgtgaggcatgcccgcaacgcatgccatctgaccgtatccaaaaaacaaaaatgacaatgtcggcgttgcgttcgttgacgtattcaataattattgaatgcgccaaaacgaagaACGAaaaagggccgctcgaattgttgactgccatagtgtttcaaacagcttggaccccttggaattacacCGAGATGTAACACAGGGAATGCTCTGAGGAATTCTTCGGAattcatacctcctgcaacttgtCGCCATCGTctcacgcgaaaaatataccatcctcatcagcTTGATgtgtggcagtcttccaccgtgcgtttctcgcgtaactttgtgccgcgcactgtaaaactctggaacaaactgtcaccggcagtatttccggaacTATAaggacctgcaaaccttcaagaaaggagcgtattccctcttaaaaggccggcaacgcacctgcagctcttctaatgttgcgagtatccaccggcgacggtagttgctttccatcaggcgacccgtttgctcgtttgcccccttatttcataaaaaaaacgaaagttgaatgaaagaagatgacgaaaattgaagacgaaagcgcataatgTGGAAATAGCTAATATACATTAATCTGtgagggcatgcgttatagcgcacgTCACACGTGAGGCATGCGCTgcgaccgtatccaaaactttcgctttgtccttttttttctggaatttcttataaccaaataagccgcacatattccacccagtaaaatgttctcgccGCACATCtaacagacactgcaactgaataAAATGACAATGTTAGCGTTGCGTTCATTAGCTttatccacactgtgcctttttctgttcgtcaagggcatgcgttatagcgcagtcaacagcgaacgtgaggcatgcccgcgacgcatgccctctgaccgtatccaaaacacAAAATCTCcattcaaaaatgacaatattggcgttgcgttccttgacgcattcaattattgaatgcgccaatatgaaagttgatgaggaaaattgaagatgaaagtgcacagtgtggacatagctattgacgcattgaattattgaatgcgccaaaacgaaagttgaatagctttgtccacactgtgccttttccTGTTcctcaagggcatgcgttatagcgcagtcaagtgaggcatgccagcgacgcatgccctctctgaccttatccaaaacttcaaaaatgacaatattggcgtagcgttccttgacgcattcaattattgaatgcgccaatatgaaagttgatgacgaaaattgaagatgaaaaggtatggacatagctaatgaaagaagatgatgaaagtgcatagtgtggacatagctaatgataTTCAACCCAGAGTTAACTTTCAATCTAATCTTCACAAATTACTTTTGAGACTCCTGTTTTCTGGGCCCTCTAGGACCCTTATGTGGTGTTTTACAGTCTTCCATGTGTGGCCCAGGACTTTTGCTCCTAAAGTTTGGTTTCTCGCTCTTATTTGGTCCCTTCTTTATAAACTCATTTTTATCCCTTTTCGCATAGTCCTTGGTATTCTTAACAAAGGCTTCatttttaattgatatttttaatgtgaTCCTGTCATTTTCCACAAAATGTGCAAACATTCCCAATGGCATTATGCCACATGTTCCATTACTGAAAATCTCTTTAATGTCACTAGTGTCGCTATAGCAGTGGTCGATGAAAATGACTTTTCTACGACTGTCCTTTTTACTGACAATGTTGATTTCATATACAAACTGTTGGGCAAATTTTTTTATGCCTATGTGTTGGACAACATAGTAAATCATTTTCTGATAGGTATCAATTTTTATGGTGAAGAGGAAAAGGTATTTTCCTTGAGACAGCATAAACATTAAACGGTTGTCAGTAGAAGAATTAACCTTTAATTCTGATTCTTGGTCCAATCGAATTCTGCAATTTTCTGCATGGTTGCTTTTGAAATGCTCAAAAAGGTCCTTTATTTTACCTAGAAGTATACAATGATAATGTATTAAGATAGAATATGTTATCTTATCTATATTTATTGATAGGAGATCTTAAAACAAAGAATATTGTTGTCTGCGAGGTGCGACTTCGTACGCGCAAAAGAATTTCTCGCGGACACTGTACACTTTGTTGCGTTAAAAAGGAATGTGTCCTTTTCCGTAGTCAATTAAATTTGTGTGTCTGGAACAAGTACCAGGATACAGTTATATCGGACCATATAACTCTTTTCTGCTGAGGCtgttaacataataaaataaacttttataccTGACCAAGAACAGGCTCCAAATATCTCCCCATGAGGGCAGTTCATCTCACGGAATATGCATTCTTTAAGATGATTGTCTATTTCTGAAGCATTCATTATGTAGCCACAACCTACTGCTTTATTAGGGCATTCTTTTTTAGCCTGTAAATAAATAAGAGtgagtaatttatttttattctaaggACTAAGTATATTCAAATAAATtgaaacattatattaatttttaaacgtcAGAGGATATTGGCGGAATTATACAGAGAATAAAAAAAAGTCAGCTAAAAGTGAGGACTCGCGCACGAGCGGCACGAAGAAGCAACCCTTTAATTATAAGGTAATCAATTATAGtaaggtaattttttttgtaacaatgagaaaaaaattacgtgagatttgccgagacccctCCCCCTGCCCCCAACGTAatattagatgagatttgacttgaccccctccccccccttaaacacctcacgtaatttgtgggcGCCCCCTAATGTGTGAGCGCGGGCCGCGGAGGGTAGAGACGTAGAAATTCATAAGTAGTACCATAGACAAAGGAAAATATGTAGTACATTGCATAATGCATACCCATCTCAATTTTCAACTTGTCTCTCGTgtactaaattattgttattgcttAGGGTATGATACACCTAGCGAATAGAGTGGCGAGACAGCgagtgctcggccgagggcatTGTCTTGCCACTCTTCAACTCGTCAGGTGTGATCATGACAATAATATGGCTTGATTGCACCTACCGAGTACAGTGATGCGACAGTGCACTTGGTTAAGCTCTTTGTATGTTTATGGATTTGCTTCGGCCGAGGCCACtgtctcgccagtcgccactccACTGGTAGGTGTAATCAAGTTAATACGCGAACAAAAGGGACAATTTTTTTCCGCGACAGACGACAGTACTGTTTTAAAAATGGAGTATGGCGtatgcaatatattataatagtaattaatatcttccgaccgagcgatgTGTTGTGCTAGGTAAGGCCGAAGCCCACAAGTCCACAACACATAATGTCAAGGCATGGGCTTTGATCAGACATTTGTACCGCCACAAAAGTAAAGACATAACATAAGCCCTAAGtattagtttaatattttgttaacattttcatcgaaatttggAATAAATGAAATAGGTACCTTGTCCACCAACTCCTCAAGTTGCCAGTTCCTCATTTGCGTCATCACTTGGCTGCACAATGGACACTTAGACGGAACTAGCTCCTTCGTACAAGCATGACAGACGCTGTGGCCAGTTTGGCATTGGAAGATCGGTGACGTCATATCGTCCATGCACACTGGACACTTCGGTACCTCCAGACCCGTCATGGGCATCCTTCCAGCCTTCGGTTTCGCCATGGTAGTATTAATGTGTTACAAGAATATTGTCCCTGGAAAGGAAAATATACCTAAgacttcttacagacgaacggcacgtgttgGCGGCAggcgacggctgccgtcgactgccgccgacacgtgccgtggattgccgccgacgcgtgccgccgacacgtaccgttcgtctgtaagcgctctaacaaTGTCAATATGAACTTAAGAGTTAATGTACTAAACGAAGCAATGAAACTGATCAAAACTATACCATActcttttaattactatgacTATACACTATACCTACACACAATAAAATGcaccataataattaattattactattattgcCTATTGGTAACTGGTAAGTTGAGAATAAGTACCTACAACTTAATAAACTTAGCCATAAACTTCTtctacataaattaaaaaagattgGTATAAAAGGCACggcttacaaaataatagaatcatatttaaaaaatagaaagcAGGCAGTCAAAATAGACGAAACATTGAGTAGTACTAATCCAGTATCTTGCGGAGTCCCACAAGGATCAATTATAGGACCCCTACTTttcttaatataaattaataacataaaaGACTTAAATCTAATGGCTAATACAACCCTATACGCGATGACACCGGTCTCTTTTACTTTGGACGAAAACTGGACTCTCTAGTTTCACAAGCCCAGAAAGATTTAAATAAGCTTAATGAATGGTTCAAGTATAATTTGCTAACTATTAATGtcaaaaaaaactaattatattattttttcgtcaaaaaataaaaaactaggtAGTTTTACACCGTTAACAATTGACAAGGAAATGATAACAAAAGTAGAATCAGAGAAATATCTTGGCTTAACTCTCGATAATCATCTCACTTGGAAATATGTAACAAACTGTCGTCGCTGATGGGTGTTCTTAAGAATAATACACACTGTTTcccaattaacataaaatatctaatatacaATTCACTCATCAAAACACACCTTACCTACTTGATTGAAGTATGGGGATCCACTAcacttgaaaatataaaaaaactacaaataaagcaaaataaaattataaaaactctttttaattatgattacaTGACACCTACTAAAACTATTTACAAAAGACATAAACTAATGACTGTAAAACAAATACATACATTCCACACCTGCCtactaataagaaaaatattaaccaaagACATCCACTCACAAATCATCTTTagtaaaaaatcgcaaatccaCACTCGCCACTTGAGAAATGCaaataatataaatctatatacACCACGCTCAAACTAtgggattaaaaatattatgtatgaaggTGCCAAAATGTATAATAGCTTGCCTAAagatataaaagaaataaaatcactGCCATTATTCAAAAAGAAACTTAAATTTTATGTACTAACtgatattaattaaatgaatgtaaaatagtaataaactacAGTATTCTATGATCCTATacctatataaaaaataataataataaaatgtttttccaGAGAATGTATGATGTACCTATAATTCTAAAATAGTGATGAatgataaatgtaatgtttgtttttcagaaaatgtatgatgtataattttgaaataatgatgAATGATAAAATTTGTAATGTTCGTTTTCCAGAGAATGTATGAtgtacaattttgaaatagtgatgataaatgtaatgttttgtgAGAACatgtaaaagacaaaaaatgtaaatgtcTATACTTAGGAAGTGTTTGCCAAATGTATCactcaatttatttttgtaacacgtGTTTCTCGCcgtgtataataatttgtaaattattttgtgaGAAATAAAGTCTTAAACCGTAACTTGCAGACGAACTTGGCTCGCTTTGATAGTTTCCATAGAACGCGCCACAAACtaagtaagtattatatagAATGCTAATGGAACGAGCTGCCTCGTTAACTTTTGCGTGTTCTTGTTGGTATTAGATTACAATgtaggtaaatattattatgagtgcAATGGCTATTATATTGAGTATCGCCTTATCTCGTTGCAATGACTAACGGGAAAAACAAGCTATCCACTGTTTTATAGCTATAATTTTGGATTTAAATAGATATAACATTGTGATACTAATGTTATGTTGGTAAGTATACTtaagatattataatcattaatttgTACTTACAACTCTTGAAACAGCAGCTTCTAGCtgtgtaggtaagtatattatttacacaaagAGAACGTCATGCAGTGGACACTGATAAAATGAAACTGATTTTATCAGTGCAACTTACTTAACTATTGGCTAAACAATTTACACTGCGCCCACTTGCCCCGGTATGGTTTAATGAGAACCGTAGATTAAATATAGTGTTATCTTCTTGTTTTTCatatttatgaaagagaaggcatgaATTTTTAACGAATGATAAAGTTTAACTAagactggcgcaagtgggcTCGTGAGTTGGAATTTGCTGGTAGATGTAGTAATATGAGACTTCCCCAAAATTTATTGCCAGGTAAAAA
Proteins encoded in this region:
- the LOC121732633 gene encoding E3 ubiquitin-protein ligase SIAH1-like gives rise to the protein MAKPKAGRMPMTGLEVPKCPVCMDDMTSPIFQCQTGHSVCHACTKELVPSKCPLCSQVMTQMRNWQLEELVDKAKKECPNKAVGCGYIMNASEIDNHLKECIFREMNCPHGEIFGACSWSGKIKDLFEHFKSNHAENCRIRLDQESELKVNSSTDNRLMFMLSQGKYLFLFTIKIDTYQKMIYYVVQHIGIKKFAQQFVYEINIVSKKDSRRKVIFIDHCYSDTSDIKEIFSNGTCGIMPLGMFAHFVENDRITLKISIKNEAFVKNTKDYAKRDKNEFIKKGPNKSEKPNFRSKSPGPHMEDCKTPHKGPRGPRKQESQK
- the LOC121732635 gene encoding LOW QUALITY PROTEIN: 60S ribosomal protein L29-1 (The sequence of the model RefSeq protein was modified relative to this genomic sequence to represent the inferred CDS: deleted 2 bases in 1 codon) — protein: MAKSKNHTNHNQNRKAHRNGIKKPRKFRPTLHTSTLGMDPKFLRNQRFCKKGNLKPAKQVARAAERKAVREAKSKK